The Fragaria vesca subsp. vesca linkage group LG2, FraVesHawaii_1.0, whole genome shotgun sequence genome includes a window with the following:
- the LOC101309218 gene encoding putative expansin-B2-like → MATSLRSTLFLVTMFCCLFEEYYCFAHNYNHFNSSSQRSRIATNWYYAGATWYGGPDGFGSDGGSCGYRDIVSRPPFSSMVTAVGPSLYQSGKECGACFLVKCTRHKSCSGKPVRVVITDSCPGCVSDSAHFDLSGSAFGAMALPGQAQNLRNAGVLQIKFARVPCNYLGKTIEFYVDQGSNPYYFAVVVQYEEGDGDLGYVELKDSSNKGWRAMQRSWGAVWKLDAGSKLQPPLSIRMISRHSGHALVAKNVIPNGWQPGATYRSLVNYL, encoded by the exons ATGGCAACTAGTTTGAGAAGCACTTTGTTCTTAGTAACTATGTTTTGCTGCTTGTTTGAGGAGTACTACTGCTTCGCCCATAATTACAACCACTTTAACTCGTCGTCTCAGCGGTCTCGCATTGCCACCAATTGGTACTATGCCGGAGCTACCTGGTACGGCGGCCCTGATGGGTTCGGAAGTGATG GAGGGTCTTGTGGGTATAGAGATATAGTTTCACGACCTCCATTCTCTTCCATGGTTACTGCAGTTGGCCCTTCTCTTTACCAATCTGGCAAGGAATGTGGAGCTTGCTTTCTG GTCAAATGCACCAGACACAAATCTTGTTCTGGCAAACCAGTGAGGGTGGTCATCACAGATTCTTGCCCGGGATGTGTGTCTGATTCTGCTCACTTCGACCTTAGTGGCTCTGCATTTGGTGCCATGGCACTTCCTGGTCAAGCCCAGAACCTCCGCAATGCAGGAGTGTTGCAAATCAAATTTGCACG CGTGCCATGTAATTATTTAGGAAAAACCATCGAATTTTACGTGGATCAGGGCTCGAACCCGTACTACTTTGCTGTTGTGGTCCAATATGAAGAGGGAGATGGTGATCTTGGTTATGTTGAGTTGAAGGACAGCAGCAACAAAGGGTGGCGTGCCATGCAACGATCATGGGGTGCAGTGTGGAAACTTGATGCAGGATCGAAACTACAGCCTCCACTGTCAATCAGAATGATTTCTCGACACTCAGGCCACGCCTTGGTAGCCAAAAATGTGATTCCAAATGGGTGGCAGCCTGGTGCTACATACAGATCCTTGGTCAATTATCTTTGA
- the LOC101297016 gene encoding cytochrome P450 87A3-like: protein MWTEVGLCLAAFLVIYITHWTMKWRNPKCLGVLPPGSMGFPIIGETLSLIIPSYSLDLHPFIKKRLERYGPIFRTSLAGRPVVVSADPEFNSYLFQQEGRSVELWYLDTFSKIFVHEGDSKTNAVGIVHKYVRSIFLNHFGAERLKEKLLPEIQEFVTKNLCSWSSQESVEVKHAGSVMVFNFSAKQMISYDAEKSTDDLSEKYTKIIDGLMSFPLNIPGTAYYNCTKHQKKVTTMFRDMLKERHDSPETQHGDFLDQIANDMDKEKFLSEDFSVQLVFGGLFATFESISAVLALAFSLLSDNPSVLQELTAEHEAIVKNREDPNSPLTWDEYKSMTFTLQVINETLRLGNVAPGLLRRSLKDISVKGFTIPEGWTIMVVTSALQLSPNTFEDPIKFNPWRWKDIDSQSVSKNFMPFGGGMRQCAGAEYSRVFLSAFFHVLVTKYRWTTIKAAPVARNPILGFGDGIHIKFSEKKNLCPVLC from the exons ATGTGGACTGAGGTGGGATTGTGTTTAGCAGCATTTCTGGTGATATATATCACTCACTGGACTATGAAATGGAGGAACCCGAAGTGCCTCGGGGTTCTTCCTCCAGGTTCAATGGGTTTTCCTATCATCGGTGAGACCCTCAGTTTGATCATTCCAAGCTACTCCCTAGATCTTCACCCTTTCATCAAGAAACGACTTGAGAG ATATGGACCGATATTTCGGACTAGTTTGGCGGGTAGGCCAGTTGTGGTATCAGCTGATCCTGAATTCAATAGCTATCTTTTTCAGCAAGAAGGAAGATCTGTTGAACTATGGTACTTGGATACATTTTCAAAGATCTTCGTGCACGAAGGTGATTCAAAGACAAATGCAGTTGGCATCGTACACAAGTACGTAAGGAGCATTTTCTTGAATCACTTTGGCGCTGAGAGGCTTAAGGAAAAGTTGCTCCCGGAAATACAAGAATTTGTCACCAAAAATCTATGTTCTTGGTCAAGTCAGGAATCTGTTGAAGTGAAACATGCTGGCTCAGTT ATGGTTTTTAATTTTAGTGCAAAGCAGATGATTAGTTATGATGCTGAAAAATCGACTGATGACTTGAGTGAGAAATATACTAAAATCATAGATGGTCTTATGTCATTTCCTTTGAATATACCTGGGACTGCATACTATAATTGCACCAAG CACCAAAAGAAGGTAACAACCATGTTCAGGGATATGCTCAAGGAGCGACACGATTCACCTGAGACCCAACATGGAGATTTCCTTGATCAAATAGCAAATGACATGGACAAGGAGAAGTTTTTATCAGAGGATTTTAGTGTTCAACTGGTGTTTGGGGGCTTATTTGCTACCTTTGAATCTATTTCAGCTGTGTTGGCATTAGCCTTCAGTTTACTTTCAGATAATCCTTCAGTCTTACAAGAGTTGACA GCTGAGCATGAAGCAATTGTCAAAAACAGAGAAGATCCAAATTCTCCACTCACTTGGGATGAATATAAATCAATGACCTTTACTCTTCAG GTTATCAATGAAACTCTTCGTTTGGGAAATGTTGCACCTGGCTTGTTGCGTAGATCCTTGAAAGACATTTCGGTAAAGG GATTTACTATCCCAGAAGGTTGGACGATTATGGTTGTCACGTCTGCGCTTCAGTTAAGTCCCAACACATTCGAGGATCCCATTAAGTTCAATCCTTGGCGTTGGAAG GACATCGACTCTCAATCTGTATCCAAGAATTTCATGCCTTTTGGGGGAGGAATGAGACAATGTGCTGGGGCAGAGTATAGTAGAGTTTTCTTGTCTGCATTTTTCCATGTCTTGGTCACCAAATATAG
- the LOC101297305 gene encoding isocitrate dehydrogenase [NAD] regulatory subunit 1, mitochondrial-like, with protein MARRALPILKQLSHRPTLGSFHPKPDPNTRSVTYMPRPGDGTPRCVTLIPGDGIGPLVTNAVEQVMEAMHAPVFFERYDVHGDMSRIPPEVMDSIRKNKVCIKGGLKTPVGGGVSSLNMQLRKELDLYASLVNCFNLPGLPTRHENVDIVVIRENTEGEYAGLEHEVVPGVVESLKVITKFCSERIAKYAFEYAYLNNRKKVTAVHKANIMKLADGLFLESCREVATKYPSIKYNEIIVDNCCMQLVSKPEQFDVMVTPNLYGNLVANTAAGIAGGTGVMPGGNVGADHAVFEQGASAGNVGNEKLWEQKSANPVALLLSSAMMLRHLQFPSFADRLETAVKRVISEGKYRTKDLGGVSTTQEVVDAVISNLD; from the exons ATGGCCCGCCGAGCCCTCCCCATCCTCAAGCAGCTCTCCCACCGCCCCACTCTCGGATCCTTCCACCCCAAACCCGACCCGAACACCCGATCCGTCACCTACATGCCCCGCCCCGGCGATGGAACCCCCCGCTGCGTGACTCTCATCCCCGGCGACGGGATCGGCCCTCTCGTCACCAACGCCGTCGAGCAGGTCATGGAGGCGATGCACGCGCCGGTGTTCTTCGAGCGGTATGACGTCCACGGCGACATGAGCCGCATCCCGCCGGAGGTGATGGACTCGATCCGGAAGAACAAGGTCTGCATAAAAGGCGGGCTGAAGACGCCGGTCGGCGGCGGCGTGAGCTCGCTTAATATGCAGCTGAGGAAGGAGCTTGATTTGTACGCGTCGCTGGTCAATTGCTTCAACCTTCCTGGACTCCCCACGCGCCACGAGAACGTGGACATTGTTGTCATCAGAGAGAACACCGAGGGCGAGTACGCCGGTCTCGAGCACGAGGTCGTTCCCGGCGTCGTGGAGAGCCTCAAG GTGATCACAAAGTTCTGCTCGGAACGTATAGCAAAGTATGCGTTTGAGTATGCATACTTGAACAACAGGAAGAAGGTGACTGCCGTTCACAAAGCCAACATCATGAAGCTTGCGGATGGTTTGTTCTTGGAGTCTTGCCGGGAGGTTGCCACAAAGTATCCGAGTATCAAGTACAATGAGATTATAGTGGACAATTGCTGTATGCAACTTGTTTCAAAGCCTGAGCAGTTTGACGTGATG GTTACTCCTAATCTTTATGGAAATCTAGTAGCAAATACAGCAGCTGGTATTGCTGGAGGCACTGGTGTCATGCCAGGAG GAAATGTGGGTGCTGATCATGCTGTTTTTGAGCAAGGTGCTTCAGCAGGAAACGTGGGAAATGAAAAGTTATGGGAGCAAAAGTCAGCCAATCCAGTTGCATTGCTCCTGTCATCAGCCATGATGTTGAGGCATCTCCAGTTTCCCTCATTTGCTGACCGTCTAGAAACAGCTGTGAAACGTGTAATTTCAGAAGGCAAGTACCGTACCAAAGATCTTGGAGGAGTAAGCACTACCCAAGAGGTGGTTGACGCTGTTATTTCTAATCTGGACTGA
- the LOC101297597 gene encoding SEC1 family transport protein SLY1-like, which produces MALNLRQRQTECIARMLNLNQPVNATGMANEEVYKMLIYDKYCQSILSPLIHVKDLRKHGVTLYYLIDKERNPVPDVPAVYFVQPTHANIQRIIADTSNLLYDSFHLNFSSVIPRPLLEELASGAVNSDSIHRISKVHDQYLEFVTLEDNLFSLAQKSSYVQLNDPSAGDREIEEIIEKIVSGLFCVLATLAVVPIIRCPRGGPAEMVASALDQRLRDHLLSKNNLFTEGGNFVSSFQRPILCLFDRNFELAVGIQHDFRYQPLVHDVLGLRLNRLDIQGEKGGMKSYELDSSDPFWAANWSLAFPEVAGEIESQLAKYKKDVDEVNRRTGGTDGTEFDGTDVIGNTKHLMSAVNSLPELTARKQVIDKHTNIATVLLGEIKERSLDAFANKEYDMMARGGIDQKELLAALKGKGTKMDKLRFAIMYLISSETINQAEVELVEAALRECEVDTRAFQYVKKIKSLNVSLASANSASRSNIVDWAEKLYGQSISAVTAGVKNLLSSDRQLALTRTVEALMEGKPNPEVDSYLMFDPRAPKPSSGSNHLKGPFKEAIVFMVGGGNYVEYGSLQELVQRQQPVRHVIYGTTEILTGGEFVEQLALLGQKMGLGGAPVAAATQ; this is translated from the exons ATGGCTCTCAATCTCCGGCAAAGGCAAACAG AATGTATTGCTCGTATGCTGAATCTGAACCAACCGGTTAATGCGACGGGTATGGCAAACGAAGAGGTTTATAAGATGTTGATCTATGATAAGTATTGCCAGAGCATTCTCTCCCCACTGATCCATGTTAAGGATCTTCGGAAGCACGGTGTGACCCTTTATTACCTTATCGATAAGGAGAGAAACCCTGTCCCTGATGTGCCTGCAGTCTACTTTGTCCAACCCACCCATGCCAACATTCAGCGGATCATTGCCGACACGTCCAACCTGCTCTATGATAGCTTCCATCTCAATTTCTCGTCTGTGATTCCCCGCCCACTTCTGGAGGAACTGGCATCTGGGGCTGTGAATTCGGATTCGATACATCGGATTTCAAAGGTGCATGATCAGTATTTGGAGTTTGTGACGCTGGAGGATAATTTGTTTTCCTTGGCACAGAAGTCTAGTTATGTTCAGTTGAATGATCCGTCAGCAGGGGACCGTGAGATTGAGGAGATTATTGAGAAGATAGTTAGTGGGTTGTTCTGTGTTTTGGCTACTCTTGCTGTTGTGCCGATTATCAGGTGCCCTCGTGGCGGTCCGGCTGAGATGGTAGCGTCGGCATTGGATCAGAGGCTGCGTGACCACTTGTTGTCGAAGAACAATTTGTTTACAGAAGGCGGGAATTTTGTGAGCTCTTTTCAGCGCCCTATATTGTGTCTATTTGATCGTAATTTTGAGTTGGCTGTGGGGATACAGCATGATTTTAGGTACCAACCCTTGGTGCATGATGTTCTTGGGTTGAGGCTTAATAGGCTGGATATTCAAGGTGAAAAGGGCGGGATGAAGTCATATGAGTTAGATAGCTCAGACCCGTTTTGGGCAGCAAATTGGTCTTTAGCATTTCCTGAAGTAGCAGGTGAGATTGAGAGCCAATTGGCTAAATATAAGAAGGACGTGGATGAGGTAAATAGACGGACTGGCGGGACTGATGGAACTGAGTTTGATGGGACAGATGTGATTGGAAACACAAAACATTTGATGAGTGCAGTAAACTCCTTACCTGAGTTGACTGCAAGGAAGCAGGTGATTGATAAGCACACCAATATTGCAACTGTGTTATTGGGTGAGATCAAGGAGAGGTCGCTTGATGCTTTTGCCAACAAGGAATATGACATGATGGCTAGAGGGGGCATTGATCAAAAAGAACTTTTGGCCGCGCTTAAAGGGAAAGGAACTAAGATGGATAAGCTGCGGTTTGCTATCATGTATCTCATTTCATCAGAAACCATTAATCAGGCAGAAGTCGAATTAGTGGAAGCAGCCCTTAGGGAGTGTGAGGTTGATACCCGTGCATTTCAGTATGTAAAGAAGATCAAGTCCCTGAATGTTTCATTGGCATCAGCAAATTCTGCCAGCAGAAGCAACATAGTTGATTGGGCAGAGAAACTCTATGGGCAGTCAATTAGCGCTGTGACCGCAGGTGTGAAAAATTTGTTATCTAGTGATAGGCAGCTGGCATTAACTAGGACAGTGGAGGCTTTGATGGAGGGAAAGCCGAATCCAGAAGTTGATTCTTACCTTATGTTTGATCCTCGTGCTCCAAAGCCAAGCTCGGGAAGCAACCATTTAAAAGGACCTTTTAAGGAAGCTATAGTGTTCATGGTTGGGGGTGGCAACTATGTGGAGTACGGGAGCCTGCAAGAGCTTGTACAGCGTCAACAGCCTGTGAGGCATGTTATCTATGGAACAACAGAAATACTCACAGGAGGGGAGTTTGTGGAGCAGCTTGCCCTTTTGGGTCAGAAAATGGGATTGGGTGGTGCTCCTGTTGCTGCTGCAACTCAGTGA